The genomic interval ccacacagcagacattgtgggctaggttaggaatgctgtgttgcacgtgtagcgcaaaatgttacgtggcgtcattacgtcatgtacctacgttatataggtttggcacgtcagctttgacatcagttttgcacatcggcgttaaactagttggcatttttagctaatatcggccgattccgatatgttcaccgatttatatcgtgcatccctaatttGTCATTTAACTTTTCTTGTCCTATTGTAACAGGAGAGAGTCCAAACTCCAGCTCTAGTGAAGAGGCATCAGCAGAACAACACCAGGAGAGTCCTACGGCTAAGAAGCTTTGGCGCTGCCCAGAATGTGGAATAGAGATCGCTCACCCATCTAATTTCAACAGACacctgagaacacacacaaaacCTGCTAAGGAGTCTTCCGTCTGTCCAGTATGTGGAAAAGACTTTGTTCACCCCTCCAAACTGAAGAGACACCTCCGaacacatacaggagagaagccttaccagtGCTCTGTGTGCGGGAAGCGATTCACACTGAAGCCCCATCTGGAAAGACATCAGATGACCCACCCTGGAGAGAAGCAGCCAGACGCGACAAAGAAGCACCCGTGCTCCGATTGTGGAAAGGAATGTTTCTCTGCATTTGAACTGAAGATGCACATGAGAAAGCACACAGGGGAGAGACCTCACCAGTGCTCCTACTGCGAGATGAGCTTTGGCTGTAAGGGAACTCTATCGAGACACGTACGACGCCATACAGGAGCACCCACACCAAAACCTTACCAATGCTCACAGTGTGGGAAGAGATACGAGTCACCATCGAGGCTGAGGCAGCATCAGACTatgcacactggagagaaaccttacgaGTGCTCTGATTGCGGGAGGGGTTTCGCTTCGACCGAAGATCTTCGCAAACGTCAATGCAGCCATGCCAGTAACCATAGCAACCAGTGTACACTGGGAATTCCAGATACGGCGTCATCAGGCAGTCGAACTATGAATATCAAAATCGAAGACGAGTAACAGGAGCTGGCAATTAatgtcaaagaggaggaggaggaggaaattgGTGTTTTTGTCTATGCTGATAGAGAGAAACCTTACCAGTGTACATCCTGTAAAAATACCTTTGTTCACCGTAGTTCTCTAGCAAGACACAAACAATCCCACACTAGTGTCGCACAATACAGCTGCTCAGAATGTGGGAAGGAATTCAGCCAATCGTGGACTTTCAAGATATACATGCAACAGCACACCGGACAGAAACCGCACCACTGCTCTCAGTGTGATAAGAGTTTCTCAGCTTTGGCACTCCTCAGAAGACACCAGCGAGTTCACACTACGGTGAAACCTTACCCCTGCTCTCTCTGTAGGAATAGATTCTCCTCATCAGCAAACCAATACAGTCAAAGACATCATGTCCATGCCAAAAATGTAGCTGCTTCTTACCTGAACCAATCTCGTGGACAGGGATCACAACAACAGTTGTCTATTCTAGTACTGGGTGTGAAAGAAAAGGAGGAAGATCCTGCTTTTGGTGAGCTAAACTGTTTATTTTGTTGCGTAGATATGTAATGGGTCCATACTTGAGAACTCTTGCTTAAGCCTTTCCCATGAGATAACGTAGCCCTATGCTAACACAACCAGCTGACAACGTGATTATTTTCCTCTAGCAAATTCCACAACAGCCAATATTTGTTTTTAACAtattgtggcctgctggaggtcattttgcagggctctggcagtgctcctccttgcacaaaggcggaggtagcggtcctgctgctgggttgttgccctcctacggcctcctccacgtctcctgatgtactgacctgtctcctggtagcgcctccatgctctggacactacgctgacagacacagcaaaccttcttgccacagctcgcattgatgtgccatcctggatgagctgcactacctgagccacttgtgtgggttgtagactccgtctcatgctaccactagagtgaaagcaccgccagcattcaaaagtgaccaaaacatcagccaggaagcataggaactgagaagtggtctgtggtcaccacctgcagaaccactcctttattgggggtgtcttgctaattgcctataatttccaccttttgtctattccatttgcacaacagcatgtgaaatgtattgtcaatcagtgttgcttcctaagtggacagtttgatttcacagaagtgtgattgacttggagttacattgtgttgtttaagtgttccctttatttttttgagcagtgtatataattctacactatgaagttggaataatactgtgaaattgtggaaATGATGATagtgcccttttagtgtaagagcttgtTGTAGAAAaccttacacagggacactcaaagtcaatagTCAATTAATCCCTCTTTATTGTCAGCAAGCTGGAGGGTCACAGTCAAACTTAGATGCATAAAGTACCTGTCTGAAGTGAGCATAAAGTACCTGTCTGAAGTGAGCATAAAGTACCTGTCTGAAGTGAGCATAAAGTACCTGTCTGTAGTGAGCATAAAGTACCTGTCTGAAGTACCTGTCTGAAGTGAGCATAAAGTACCTGTGTGAAGTGAGCATAAAGTACCTGTCTGAAGTGAGCATAAAGTACCTGTCTGAAGTGAGCATAAAGTACCTGTCTGAAGTGAGCATAAAGTACCTGTCTGAAGTGAGCATAAAGTACCTGTCTGAAGTGAGCATAAAGTACCTGTCTGAAGTGAGCATAAAGTACCTGTCTGAAGTGAGCATAAAGTACCTGTCTGAAGTGAGCATAAAGTACCTGTCTGAAGTGAGCATAAAGTACCTGTCTGAAGTGAGCATAAAGTACCTGTCTGAAGTGAGCATAAAGTACCTGTCTGAAGTGAGCTCTTTTTGGGGCCATTTAGTTTAGTTCCCTTCTATACTGGTTACAGACACGTCACAT from Salvelinus alpinus chromosome 2, SLU_Salpinus.1, whole genome shotgun sequence carries:
- the LOC139541943 gene encoding zinc finger protein 135-like: MGTSRVVQRSKALHRNARGVTTDLGSIPGCVSAGCDQETHEAAQNWPSVVRDSADPSNPPLSCSSTEPKPPESLVPDSNHRDIDNCSEIPRFNIVVKEEEDWDVDNTGESPNSSSSEEASAEQHQESPTAKKLWRCPECGIEIAHPSNFNRHLRTHTKPAKESSVCPVCGKDFVHPSKLKRHLRTHTGEKPYQCSVCGKRFTLKPHLERHQMTHPGEKQPDATKKHPCSDCGKECFSAFELKMHMRKHTGERPHQCSYCEMSFGCKGTLSRHVRRHTGAPTPKPYQCSQCGKRYESPSRLRQHQTMHTGEKPYECSDCGRGFASTEDLRKRQCSHASNHSNQCTLGIPDTASSGSRTMNIKIEDE